The Calditrichota bacterium nucleotide sequence TAAAATCGATGATTTTGCCCAGACCGTTTATGACGCCGGATTTGTGGCTCCGTCGGCGCCGCCTCCGCCTCATCTTCGTGTCGTGGAGGGGGATAAAAAAGTGACGCTGATTTGGGATAATTATTCGGAAACCGTTCCCGATCCGTTTTATCCGATCATTAAAAAGAAGGATCCCAACACAAAATACATTTCCGACGATTTTGAAGGATACCGGGTGTACCGAAGCCTGACCGGGATATCCGGAAGCTGGGAGATGGTTGCCGAATTTGACAAACCCGGCGACGCCACCTCGCGTACGGTTGTGGATTCTTCAACCTTTACCGCAACGGAATACCACATCGGCAATAACACAGGACTCCGGTATTTTTATGTCGATTCGTCATTAACCAATGGATTGGATTATTATTACGCGGTCACGGCCTACGATTTTCAGCCGTATTCTTCTCCGGTAACATTGGAAAGCTCCAAGGCCAATAAAACCGTTGCCCGCCCCCGTACAAATCCGTCGGCGGTTACGGATCCATCGTTGGATGTGGAGCATCCGGCGGGTCTGGCCAGCGTGGGTGTTTCCGGTGGTCCCACCGTCATCGCCAGAATTCTGGATCGATTGTCCGTGACCGGCGACGATTATATTATTTATTTTTCCCGCGATGAACAAAATAATCTCTACTGGAATCTGAAAGACCAAACAACCGATGAGGTTTTGCTGGAAAACCAAAGCGACCTGAAAGGCCAGTCCTGGTCAAAAATTGTCGACGGCCTGACCTTCAAGGTGAAAAACATCCCCAGTCAGGTTACCTACAAAATGATAGCGGGTGTGGATACCTTTCACATGACCCCCAAATCCTTTGAAGCCAACGCCAATTTCCGCATGGCCACCTGGAACAAGGATTTTGGCTTTTATGAAATTAAGTTTGTGGGCTGGGTGGATGCCAACGGCGATTCCGTGTATGGATGGGAACATCCCTACGGGAAAGCCGCCTGCCCGTTTGAATTGTGGTCATTGGGAACCACTCTGGACGATTCAACGGACGATGTGCGTCTCTGGCCGGTTTGGGTGGATTACATTCGGCGTAACGGGAAATGGGATCCGAATGAGCTGACAACGTACATTCCCTATTACGGTGAAGAAGGAAATAAATACAGCGAAGACTGGACATCCAATCCCCGCCACATGGATCCCAAGTATTTCCGTCCGCCAAAAGGTCCGAGAGATACCTCTCCCCAGTACGATCTGGATTACAAATTCAGCTTTGATAACGATTCCACGCACTGGACCAAAGGCGAAACCTGGCTGATTACCGCACTCAAGGGCTTTGATGAAACCGATACCGTTTTAATTAAGACGAAGGCGGTTGCTCCATTGAAGAAGGCTTCTGAATTAGACAAGATTAAGGTTGTTCCCAATCCCTTCATTATTTCGAATGTCTGGATGCCCTCCAGCGATTACGGAGTGATCTATTTTACGCATTTGCCTCCTGTGTGTACGATTCGGATTTTCACCATGGCCGGCGATTTTGTTCAGGAATTAAAGAAGGGCTATGATGAAATGGCCTACCTGAAGAATGAAGGTGAGGTCAAATGGGATATGACCAGCTATAACCACCAGGATATTGCCAGCGGCGTGTATTTTGCCCATATTGATGCACCCGGAATTGGCCAGAAAATCGTTAAATTTGCTGTGGTAAAGTAATCATTTATAGCTCAAATACGTAAGGATTTGTGATAGAAATAGGAGGTCTATTCTATGAAAAAGAGCATACAACTCCTGACCATTATTTTGATTTTGGGCTGGACGGTTTCGGGAGTTCAGGCCCAATTTTCAAAAGTGGGAACTTCAGGAGCACAATTCTTAAAGATTGGTGTGGGGTCCCGCGCCACCAGCATGGCGGGTGCATTCGTGGCAAACGCTGCAGATGCCTCGGCGCTTTACTGGAACCCGGCCGCGATTTCCAAATTCGATGCCAATTCTCTTATCGTTTCTTACACCGACTGGTTCGCTGATGTGTCCAATAATTTTGTGGGATTTGTTGCTCCTATGGGGGCAGCAGGTTCCATCGGATTGAGTGTGACCTATTTGGGAATGGGAAAGATGCTGGTTACAACCGTGGATGATCCGGAAGGAACCAATGATTTCCATTTTGGTGCGTACAGCATGGCAGCCGCGTTTAGTTACGCCCGAAATATGACGGATCGGCTGCAACTGGGCATCACGTTCAAATACGTTCGAGAGGCCATCTGGGACATGACAGCCAGTGGATTTGCCGTCGATGTGGGAACCCTGTATTACACCGGTTTTCGCAGCTTGCGGTTTGCCATGGTGATTCAGAATTTTGGACCGAGTATGGCTTTTCACGGCGGACATTTGTACGAAAAAATTTCGCGCTTTGGAAATGATAAAATCCGTACAACGTATGAGATGAAAGCATCCCCTTATCCTCTGCCCATTACCTTTCGTATGGGCATCGCATATGATTTAATGGATTCCAAAATGGGGAAGCTGACCATGGAAGTTGATGGTGTCCATTGGAATGATAATTTCGAACAGGGTAACTTCGGTGCTGAATATACCTGGAACAACCTGTTTTCTCTGCGCGCCGGATACGCCTATCTGCCGGAGGAACCGGTGAAATGGCTGCCGATTGAGCGAAAGGGACAAAATAATTGGACCACCGAAACCCACACGGACATCGGGTTCACAGCAGGGATGGGATTCAATTACAATCTGGGCGGATTAAAGGCCAGTTTCGATTATTCCTACAATGCCTATCAGTTCCTGAACGATGTGAATCAGTTTACGTTTATTTTGTCGTTCTGATAAAGAATGCAGGCTTTGCCACAAACCCGCTTCTGATGTATCAGGAGCGGGTTTTTTGTTTTTCAGAAAGGGTCTGATGAAAATCATTTAAGGGGGGCAATTCGTTACCCAGAATGGATATTCTTAATTTGTAGTATTCCCAATTTGTAGCCGCAGGCTTTATGCCTGCGAGATAATCGGGTGTGATTGTCGGAGCGATTGGTGAATCGCCCCGACATCAATCATTCGCGCATTCGCGGCTTGTTTGAAAAGATTCACCGCTGAGGCGCCAGGACGCAAAGGGAAAATATCAAATCACAAATTCCAATGATCAAACAAATTCCAAAATTCAATTATCAATGACCGAAACGGAATAATCTCCAAACAACACCGTAGGTGTTGAACGTTTGTAGAAAAGAGTAGCCAACTAATTTTCAACAACCCCGAACGGGGTTGAACATAAATAGAAATACCATTTAATACTTGTCACGTCAATTTGATGAGCCGCAAAATCTTGCGGCTCTACAGGGTGGGAAACCCAAAATTTAGCGTATTTCGCGGGCGCACAATTTTTAATTTTTTGCAATAATCCCCTTTTTTTTAAAAAATCCTTGATATTTCGTTTCTATTTTTTAAATTAAAACATCATCATGGTTGGAGTAGGATTCTTAAAATAGAAAGATGAATATTCTGACGAAAATCGTCTGACGACCTCCTGTTTGCAGTTCCATTTGATTTCGACTACCTAAGCCCTACTCCTTTTCTTTCACATTGGTTGGGTATTTTTCAAATCTTAATGAATCATCCGCGTGTGGAGCCAAGGATGCCGGGGTGATGATTCATCGATTGGAGGCATCCGTCGATGGTGGTTTGTTTTTCAGAGAATAAGAAAAGCACGATTGACGAAAGAAAAAACCCGAATTGGGCGCAGTATAAAGAAGTGTGTCCAGTTCGGGTTTTTTTAATTATATTGGCTATTGAAGTTTAGTTTAATTGGAAAATCCGTATTATAAAGACCTATTTTTAATGAAAATAAATTCTTGATTAAAAATTACAAATGCAATAGACATGGAGATTTAATCATGCGAAAATTTTTATTACTTACTTTTCTTTTATTATTATCCAGAAATCTATTGGCAGAAAATAAATACTATGTTGCAGTAGGCTCAACGATTTCTCATTTCATTACCGGTGAATCTAATATATCTTACTTTATTAACAGGGGATATTTTCAATCGGAGACAGGAATAATTCTAAGAGTTGGTAAAGAAATATATTCAGATTCGCTGAGTGAACTCTCTATTGGCATTGGGTTTTCTACCAGGGGATCTACCATAAAACAACAATTGATTATCCCTAACGTAAGCGAAACAAGGTATCTTTATTGGTGGGATATTCATCTCAGAATGGCTTATCTGGAAATCCCAATTCTACTTAAATTAAAGCTGCCTATTAATAAGAGATTTGGTTTTGGTCCGATTTTCGGATATTCTTTTATGTGTCCGGTTAAGGATTTAACGAAACTTTCAAAAAGAAGATACGGGGGAGAATTTACACCAGACATGGAGACGTATCATTTTACTGATTATTCTTTTGTGAGGGATTCAGAATTTTCAAAAAATTCTGTTAAATTTATCTATTATTTTGGCTTTCAATTGAAATACACCAGATATATTTTTGAATTATCATGGGCTATTGATAATCAAGAAAGCTATTTTTTTGATCATTTATCAGCTCTCAACCACAAAATGGGATATATTAACGCCTTGGTTTATATTGAATTTTAACACAAAAAATATATAAGGAAAAATTATGAAGAGACTATTACTTTTTATGTTATTTTTATTCTTTTTTACGACAACAGCAAAGGCCAAAAAGCCATTCGGGGTTCAATATCTAATTGGGGGGATGACATATTCTTCATTTACAAGCATCAATGCAAACGGGATTTTTCGTCCATTTTTTGGAGTGGGCCATCAGTGGGAAAAATCAAATTCAGCTCTCTCTATTAACATTTTATTAGTAACCCGAGGTGGCATTGTCAGAAATAAAACACTTGAATTCCCCACAGAGGAACCAAGGGATGTTTATTTTGAAGATATTTATTTTTCA carries:
- a CDS encoding PorV/PorQ family protein; its protein translation is MKKSIQLLTIILILGWTVSGVQAQFSKVGTSGAQFLKIGVGSRATSMAGAFVANAADASALYWNPAAISKFDANSLIVSYTDWFADVSNNFVGFVAPMGAAGSIGLSVTYLGMGKMLVTTVDDPEGTNDFHFGAYSMAAAFSYARNMTDRLQLGITFKYVREAIWDMTASGFAVDVGTLYYTGFRSLRFAMVIQNFGPSMAFHGGHLYEKISRFGNDKIRTTYEMKASPYPLPITFRMGIAYDLMDSKMGKLTMEVDGVHWNDNFEQGNFGAEYTWNNLFSLRAGYAYLPEEPVKWLPIERKGQNNWTTETHTDIGFTAGMGFNYNLGGLKASFDYSYNAYQFLNDVNQFTFILSF